ATTTACTATCACTATGAGGCTGCAGGTCCGGTGAGCGGCGATTACTGTGACCTGGTGGAACTGGGAACAGATAATGAGGATCTATTGTTCGTCTTAGGTGATGTCTCTGGCAAAGGAGTAGCTGCATCTATGCTTATGGCAAACCTGCATGCTATCTTTCATAGCCTGGTCTCTGTTGGTTTATCGATCACAGAGATGATGGAGAGAGCTAACCGGCTTTTCTGTGAGAGCACTATGTCGACTGACTACGCCACTTTAGTCTGCGGTAAAATAGGTCAATCCGGCGAGATCGAAATCTGTAATGCCGGGCATTTTCCTCCTTTGCTCGTCAGGAAAGGTGAGATTTCCTATCTGGGTCCAACTGGCTTGCCACTTGGGATGTTCTGCAGCGGTGAGTATACTCTAAATAAACTTTGGCTCTCAGCCGGTGACAGTCTGTTACTTTACACGGACGGTCTCACAGAGGCACGTAACAAATTGGATTCGGAATACGGTGAGAAAAGGCTGGTCGAGCTGGTCAAGGGTTTTCCTGAACCTTCTGCCCAAATGCTCACTGAAGCCTGCCTCAAAGACCTGAGGAACTTTTTATCCGGAGCACCTAAGACAGACGATCTCACTATTATGGCGATCCGGCGAACTATGTAAAGGAAGGCTTTAGCCTTCCATTTATTTAATGGGAGCCTAAAGTCTACAATGAAAAAAAAAATCGCGTAGCTGAGCCTTTAGGGCTCAGGTACGGAGGTTTAAAACCTCCGCTACGCATTATGTTCCGGTAGGGTCAGACATTCTGAGGCTGTTGCCAAGGTTTTTCAGGTGATTTTTTTTGTAGGGACAGGGCTTGTCCCTGTCCTAACCCTAAGACGGACAGCCACAAGGGCTGTCCCTACATTCACGCCTCCTTAATGAATATGGGTTTTCCAGGAATTGAGCAATAGCCTCTACCTGTCTGGCTTGAGCGAACAGGCAAGGATGCCTGTTCCACCGGTTTTGCAGGAAAATTGGAGTATAAAGCTTTAGCTTTATAAAGGTAAAGCTGAAGTCTCAAGACCTTGACGGCTTTACACTTCAGAAATCAGGCTTACACCTTTTTTAGAGCAAAGCTGAACTCGCTTCCTTTCCCTTCCTGACTTTTCACCTCAACTTTTCCGCCATGGGCTTCGATTATATGTTTGACTATGGAAAGCCCAAGCCCGGTTCCTCCTGATTCCCGGGAACGTCCTTTATCTACCCGGTAAAACCTTTCAAAAATGCGGGGCAGGTCTTTCTGGGGAATTCCGATTCCGTTGTCGATTACCGCAATCTCGACAGATTCCCCTTTATCTTTCGCTTCAATCCTTATCTTCCCTTTTTCAGGAGTATATTTGATGGCATTATCCACTAAGTTGGTCAAAGCCTGGGTTATCCAATGTCTGTCTGCCAAGACTTTCAGATCAGGTGATGGAAGGCTGGCTTCCAGAATTTGCGATTTCTCCTCAGATGAGCTTTTGAGAGTTGAGAAAACCTCATCCAAAAGCTCCCTTACAAGGAAAGGTTCAATTTTGAGGAGGAAGTCTTTTGATTCAATTCGGGAAAGCTGAAGAAGGTCGGTCACGATTTTATTCATCCTGTCAGCATGCTGGGAGATTATGGATAGAAATTGTAGAGATTTTTCAGGGTCGTTAATGGCACCATCTCTCAAAGCTTCCACAAACCCTTTGATGGAAGTCAATGGAGTTCTCAACTCGTGCGAGACATTTGCCACGAAATCCTTGCGAACCCGCTCTGTTTTCTTGAGTTCGGTGATGTCGTGAAAAACAAAAAGCAGAAAGATGGAGCCTTTTCTTTTCTGCTCCACCAGTGCGGACTGCACCATAAAATCTTTTTCTTCCGGATGAAAAAAAGAGACTTCTTTTCTTTTCTCCTTGGGGTTTGTCAGAACCTCCTGAATGAATTGATTAAGTTCCGGATTACGAATTACCTCATAATATGGCTTTCCATAAGTTGCGGAACCCAGATTAAACACCTGACTCAAATTCTTGTTAACTAAAAGAACTCTTCCAGAAGAGTCCACAGCCAGAACCCCTTCCACCATGCTGGAGAGAATCGAGTCGAGCTGGGATTTTTCCTCACCTATCTGAGCGATCTTCTGTGAAAGCTCGTCAGACATCTGGTTCAGGATTTCGCCTAACTCTCCAATTTCATCTCTGGTTTTTATCTTTATCCTCTGGGTAAAATCTCCTTTGGACAGCAACTTGCCTATCTGCATCATCTGGCGCAGGGGTTTGGATACCCGGTTAGCAAACCCGAGGCTCAAGACCAGCGAAAATATGAAGGCTGCAACCAGTCCTAAGAGCACGATATTAAATATCCTATTCTGCTGATGTCTCAGCTCGGTCAATGGAAGGGCTAAGCGCGCCACGCCTATTATCTCGCCCTGAAGTTTAATGGGAGAAGCTATATAAAGCATCTCCTCCTTTACGGTATAACTATAGCGAATACTCTTTCCAGGCTTATCCTGCAGGGCTGAAGCTACCTCAGGCCTGTTTCTGTGATTCTCCATACGAAAAAGTGCCTCGCCGCTCTCATACGAATCACCCAGGACCTTACCTTGTTTGTCGATGATGGTAATCCTGCCCTGAATATCTCTGCTGAGCTCATCAGTCAAACTATCGATTGTGGCAAGGCTTAAACTGTCACTCAAGGAAGTAGAGAAGATAATAGACAAAAGGTGAGTTTGAGAAAACATACTCTGCTCGAGTTGAGTCAGGGAGCGTTTTCTCTCAGAAGATGAAATCAAAACACCGGCTAAGGAGAGACCTAATAAACTGACCAGAAGATAAGTCAAAAATAATTTAAGCTGCATCCTCATATAAAAAAAACTGAGACTTATTCGGGTAAAATCTCTTTAAGTCTGTAACCCAGATTCTTGACAGTTTGAATGTTCTGGGATAAAAGGGGAATTTTCTCCCTTAATCTTCGGATATGGACATCCACAGTGCGCATCCCTCCATAATAATCGTACCCCCAAACCTGGTCCATCAGGTAATCCCGGCTTAAAACCCTTCCCTTGTTTCGCAGTAAACATTCGAGCAGGGCAAACTCCTTTGAAGTCAGTTGAAATGCCTTTCTATCCAGAGTAACCTCATGTTTGAATGGATCCAGAACCAGATTACTATAACGATAGATTTTCTCCTTTTCAGTTTTTTTCTCAATTCTCCTAAGCAGGGCTTTAATTCTGGCAACCAGCTCTCTGGGGCTGAAAGGCTTGGTTAGGTAATCATCCGCTCCTATTTCCAGGCCAACGATCTTATCTGTCTCCTCTCCCTTGGCGGTCAGCATTATCACAGGAGTAGAGGAGGTTTTTGGATCTGCTCTTAACTCTTTACAGACCTCCAGTCCATCTATTTCCGGAAGCATTATATCCAGTATAACCAGGTCGAAATTTTCAGCTTTAGCTTTTTTAAGACCTGAAAAGCCATCTGCAGCATCTTTCAGGACAAAATTTTCCTTTTCCAGATAATGTCTGACCAATTCGACGATATCCTTGTCATCCTCAATTATCAAGATCTTTCTGGACATTGATTTCCTCTGAAAAAATCAGGGATATTATAATTCTAATTTTGCTATCAAGCAAATGAAATTTTAATTCGGAGCAGCGTAGGGGCGTTCAAATGAACGCCCCTGACTTATACATTTGCCTGAGTATCACTATTCTGTAGGATCAGTTCATGAACTGACCCTACATCAATAGATATATAGAAACCAAAAAACTTTAGCTGGGAGAAAAGTGTGAATAGAGCAAACACGCAAGGTCTACCCCTGCTGATTAATGTTCCCGTCAGATCCTGAAGGTGCGGGTGACGACAAAAGAGGAAAGGAATTCTTTTAGCTGGGCTTCCATCTCAGAGGCATTCTGGTATCTACCCTCCGGAACTTTTTCCAGGGCTTTGCCTACAATTCGGTCAAAAAGTGTCGGAGTTTTCTCATTTATGGCTGAGGGCATTAAAGGCTGGTCATTCAATATGCTGTAGATTAAAGCGCTGATGGTTTCGCCTTTAAAGGGCTTTTGCCCGGTCAAAATCTCGTACAGGACTACTCCAAGAGAAAAGATATCCGATCTTCTGTCAGCAGTCTTCCCCTGGAGAATCTCTGGAGCAATATAGCTGGGGGTTCCCATGGCTATTCCGGTCTGGGTCATAGTTGCAGAGCCGCCTAACCTGGCGATTCCGAAGTCCATCACTTTTATATCGAAATTATCCAGAATCATTATATTGGCCGGCTTGATATCCCGGTGGATTATCCCTTTCTCATGGGCATAACTCAAAGCCAGGCAGGTCTGGATCATAATCTTAGCCACGATCTTGTAATTCAGGTCTGATTTCTTCTGGATCATCTTATCCAGAGTATACCCCTGCAGGTATTCCATAGCAATATAGTAAAGGTCTCCTTCCTGTCCCACATCGTAAATGGTGACAATATTCGGATGAGAGAGCCTGCCTGCAGCCTGAGCCTCTTTGACTAACCGGTCTACCAGCTCAGCCATCTCCTCAGGGGAAGCCAGGGTATCTAATCTGATAGTCTTTAAAGCCACCAGACGGTCAATGGCCGGGTCCACCCCTTTGTACACCGTGCCCATTGCACCCCTGCCTATTATCTCCTGAACCTGATACCGGCCGAACTGACTAACCGAAATATGCGAAGTGCTTTTCTCAACTTTAGGGGTAGAGGTCTCTTCTAACGGTTTAGGAACAGGAGTAGAAGGAAAAGGAGTAGGTGTCCTCTCTTTAGTTTCTTCCTTTAGCCCCAGCCGCATTGTCTTTTCCGGCTCAGGTTCTGTCGGGATAAACCTTTCCTTTATCTCATTCGGTTCCCTGGTCTCCTCCTCCTCTCTCATCTTTGGAGCTGAAGTTTTTTGC
The Candidatus Zixiibacteriota bacterium genome window above contains:
- a CDS encoding SpoIIE family protein phosphatase gives rise to the protein MSTVRDRDLRLWLLDRRDRLKTATGRFKDNAQITHLLKEVDSALERIDNGSYGLCEVCHEPIEEEALITDPLIRVCLDHLTPAQQQSLEQDLSQAAKIQAKLLPNKNVSIPGWDIYYHYEAAGPVSGDYCDLVELGTDNEDLLFVLGDVSGKGVAASMLMANLHAIFHSLVSVGLSITEMMERANRLFCESTMSTDYATLVCGKIGQSGEIEICNAGHFPPLLVRKGEISYLGPTGLPLGMFCSGEYTLNKLWLSAGDSLLLYTDGLTEARNKLDSEYGEKRLVELVKGFPEPSAQMLTEACLKDLRNFLSGAPKTDDLTIMAIRRTM
- the phoR gene encoding phosphate regulon sensor histidine kinase PhoR, whose product is MQLKLFLTYLLVSLLGLSLAGVLISSSERKRSLTQLEQSMFSQTHLLSIIFSTSLSDSLSLATIDSLTDELSRDIQGRITIIDKQGKVLGDSYESGEALFRMENHRNRPEVASALQDKPGKSIRYSYTVKEEMLYIASPIKLQGEIIGVARLALPLTELRHQQNRIFNIVLLGLVAAFIFSLVLSLGFANRVSKPLRQMMQIGKLLSKGDFTQRIKIKTRDEIGELGEILNQMSDELSQKIAQIGEEKSQLDSILSSMVEGVLAVDSSGRVLLVNKNLSQVFNLGSATYGKPYYEVIRNPELNQFIQEVLTNPKEKRKEVSFFHPEEKDFMVQSALVEQKRKGSIFLLFVFHDITELKKTERVRKDFVANVSHELRTPLTSIKGFVEALRDGAINDPEKSLQFLSIISQHADRMNKIVTDLLQLSRIESKDFLLKIEPFLVRELLDEVFSTLKSSSEEKSQILEASLPSPDLKVLADRHWITQALTNLVDNAIKYTPEKGKIRIEAKDKGESVEIAVIDNGIGIPQKDLPRIFERFYRVDKGRSRESGGTGLGLSIVKHIIEAHGGKVEVKSQEGKGSEFSFALKKV
- a CDS encoding response regulator transcription factor; this translates as MSRKILIIEDDKDIVELVRHYLEKENFVLKDAADGFSGLKKAKAENFDLVILDIMLPEIDGLEVCKELRADPKTSSTPVIMLTAKGEETDKIVGLEIGADDYLTKPFSPRELVARIKALLRRIEKKTEKEKIYRYSNLVLDPFKHEVTLDRKAFQLTSKEFALLECLLRNKGRVLSRDYLMDQVWGYDYYGGMRTVDVHIRRLREKIPLLSQNIQTVKNLGYRLKEILPE